Proteins from a genomic interval of Acanthopagrus latus isolate v.2019 chromosome 7, fAcaLat1.1, whole genome shotgun sequence:
- the LOC119022748 gene encoding myoD family inhibitor domain-containing protein 2-like, with protein MTTPLNLPANHEDSIELEQRGERASDEKPVTGSPSGKMMGGTSVSEVRRLSTISEHEPDKMDTDASSHDARAGSEWGGSSFSMCSDRLKNSSSCFSSDDSYQPDSGDDCAALLLACLHCRFHELMVLLPDTYERAVSRCFPSYRYVRASSERDQPGKDCCSFKLDLDCNCCGSCQDTGELIELAMEISEVCYR; from the exons ATGACAACTCCTCTAAATCTTCCTGCGAACCATGAGGACTCGATCGAGCTTGAGCAAAGAGGGGAGCGCGCGTCTGACG aaaagccagtgACGGGCAGTCCATCCGGGAAGATGATGGGCGGCACGTCAGTCAGCGAGGTCCGCAGACTGAGCACCATCTCGGAACACGAGCCGGACAAGATGGACACCGATGCCAGCTCCCATGATGCCCGGGCAGGCAGCGAATGGGGCGGCTCCAGCTTCTCCATGTGTTCTGACAGGCTCAAGAacagcagcagttgtttttcctctgatgattCATACCAGCCCGACAGTGGAG ATGACTGCGCCGCGCTCCTTCTCGCCTGCCTGCACTGCCGCTTCCACGAGCTGATGGTCCTGCTGCCGGACACGTACGAGAGGGCCGTGAGCCGCTGCTTCCCCTCGTACAGATATGTTAGGGCCTCCAGCGAGAGGGACCAGCCGGGGAAGGACTGCTGCAGTTTCAAGCTCGACCTGGACTGCAACTGCTGCGGCTCCTGCCAGGACACAGGAGAACTCATAGAGCTGGCCATGGAGATATCGGAGGTGTGCTACcgctga